From the genome of Verrucomicrobiia bacterium, one region includes:
- a CDS encoding heterodisulfide reductase-related iron-sulfur binding cluster has product MIPTRETFGNIPPASILLFYLLTIISLALFAHGVWRRFKLWRQGVSIDVEQLFRGGFKQVYARLKPGLLRLWTDALGQQRVRGRGLASLAHIWLFAGFMMLFLGTSLLEVDNIASWISKSLHFHQGTYYVIYEFTLDAFGLLFLAGCLMFVWRRTHRPPSLGHRASDWYVLTSFLAIGVTGYFVEALRIVWQQPVGIGAKCSFVGLWMSHWFSGMTEADARSAHLIVWWIHSVLVFIFIVTVPYSRLMHILIGPLNLFFAQPELGRMKPITLEEVEKTERIGVAAIEHFDQQQLLSLDACMECGRCEEACPAFASGKPLSPKRLVQDLKGLMTGNLSAPAPAAAAAPGAKSFLRALHDETIQAETLWACTACSACVQVCPVRIDQLSLLTDMRRNRVGEGALSGTAATALRRMQASGNPWGLPPAERGNWAEGLRAPTVRENPNFEWLYWIGCAGSYDRRAQRVARAMVKLLNHAQVNFAILGREEKCTGDSARRLGEEFLFQELAQTNIATLAKYHVRKILTHCPHGLNTFLKDYPQFGGNYEVIHHTQLLDQLIAAGRLKVPETKAGGDAITYHDPCYLARVNRIHDAPRSVLSASTNDLREMGRRREKTFCCGAGGGRIWMEENPKQRVSTLRAAEALGTGAKTVAVSCPFCLTMMTDGISAQSDSTRVMDIAEILAEQLHLEG; this is encoded by the coding sequence ATGATCCCTACGCGCGAAACTTTTGGTAACATCCCGCCGGCGTCCATTCTGCTCTTTTACCTTCTGACCATCATCTCCCTGGCGCTCTTTGCGCATGGCGTGTGGCGACGGTTCAAGTTGTGGCGGCAGGGCGTTTCGATTGATGTCGAACAACTGTTTCGCGGCGGGTTCAAACAAGTTTATGCGCGGTTGAAGCCGGGATTGTTGCGGCTCTGGACGGACGCGCTGGGACAGCAACGCGTCCGCGGACGTGGCCTGGCCTCGCTGGCGCACATTTGGTTGTTTGCCGGATTCATGATGTTGTTCCTTGGCACGAGCTTGCTTGAGGTGGATAACATTGCCAGTTGGATTTCCAAGTCGCTGCACTTTCATCAAGGCACCTACTACGTCATCTACGAATTTACTTTGGATGCGTTCGGACTGTTGTTTTTGGCGGGTTGCCTGATGTTTGTCTGGCGGCGCACCCATCGCCCGCCCAGCCTCGGCCACCGCGCGTCCGATTGGTACGTGCTGACGTCGTTTCTGGCCATCGGTGTCACGGGCTATTTCGTCGAGGCGCTGCGCATTGTCTGGCAACAACCGGTTGGCATCGGCGCGAAGTGTTCGTTTGTCGGACTCTGGATGTCACACTGGTTTTCCGGAATGACCGAGGCCGACGCGCGTTCCGCCCATCTGATCGTCTGGTGGATTCATAGCGTGTTGGTTTTTATTTTCATCGTCACCGTGCCCTACTCGCGCCTGATGCACATCCTCATCGGTCCGCTGAATTTATTTTTTGCCCAACCCGAACTGGGGCGGATGAAACCAATCACGCTGGAGGAAGTGGAAAAGACCGAACGCATCGGCGTCGCGGCCATCGAGCATTTCGATCAGCAACAACTCCTCAGCCTGGATGCGTGCATGGAATGTGGCCGATGCGAAGAAGCGTGCCCGGCGTTCGCGTCCGGCAAACCGCTTTCGCCCAAACGCCTGGTGCAGGATTTGAAGGGACTCATGACGGGGAATCTCAGTGCGCCGGCCCCAGCTGCTGCCGCCGCGCCGGGTGCCAAATCCTTCCTGCGCGCGTTGCATGACGAAACCATCCAGGCGGAAACGCTGTGGGCTTGCACGGCTTGCAGCGCCTGCGTGCAGGTCTGTCCGGTGCGGATTGACCAACTAAGTCTCCTCACCGACATGCGCCGCAATCGGGTGGGCGAAGGCGCGTTGAGCGGCACGGCGGCGACGGCATTGCGTCGGATGCAGGCCAGCGGCAATCCCTGGGGTTTGCCCCCGGCCGAACGCGGCAATTGGGCGGAAGGATTGCGGGCACCGACAGTGCGGGAGAATCCCAATTTCGAGTGGCTCTACTGGATCGGTTGCGCCGGCTCGTACGATCGCCGGGCGCAACGCGTCGCCCGCGCCATGGTGAAACTGCTGAATCACGCCCAGGTTAATTTTGCCATTCTGGGCCGCGAAGAAAAATGCACGGGTGATTCCGCGCGGCGTTTGGGTGAGGAATTCCTCTTTCAAGAACTGGCGCAAACCAACATCGCGACCCTGGCCAAATACCACGTGCGCAAAATTCTGACGCACTGCCCGCACGGTTTGAACACCTTCCTGAAGGACTATCCGCAGTTCGGTGGAAACTACGAAGTGATTCACCACACGCAATTGCTGGATCAACTCATTGCCGCCGGACGCCTGAAAGTGCCGGAGACAAAAGCGGGCGGCGACGCCATTACCTATCACGATCCGTGTTATCTCGCCCGCGTGAATCGCATCCACGACGCGCCTCGCTCGGTGCTGTCGGCGAGCACGAATGATTTGCGTGAAATGGGGCGGCGTCGGGAAAAGACCTTTTGTTGCGGCGCGGGTGGGGGTCGCATCTGGATGGAAGAAAACCCCAAGCAACGCGTATCTACTTTGCGCGCTGCGGAAGCGTTGGGAACGGGCGCAAAAACAGTGGCGGTCAGTTGCCCGTTCTGCCTCACCATGATGACCGACGGCATCTCCGCGCAATCCGATTCCACCCGCGTCATGGACATCGCGGAAATCCTGGCGGAGCAATTGCACCTCGAAGGTTGA
- a CDS encoding FAD-binding protein yields MANILVIAEHDGGQLKLATLAAVSFARQVAADTGGTFDILVIGETVGAVAESLRPYGAANVLLADHAQLQHPVADRYARVIEAVAQSRGYGIVVGAASTFTKDILPRAAALLDAGMLSDVVGAHQEAGELIFKRVMYAGNVIATVTLAGDLKFLTIRPAAFAPAVAGSETSPVVPIPLATDQLSSFAEYGGREAKVAGRPDSTEARVVVSGGRAIKNAEDFERLIGGLADALGGAVGSSRALVDSGITPNSLQIGQTGKIVAPDLYLAVGISGAIQHLAGIKDSKVIVAINKDADAPIFEVADYGLVADVYTAVPELTAKLKP; encoded by the coding sequence ATGGCAAACATTCTGGTTATTGCGGAACACGACGGGGGACAACTCAAACTGGCCACGCTGGCGGCGGTGAGTTTCGCCCGACAAGTCGCGGCGGACACCGGCGGCACTTTCGATATTTTGGTCATTGGCGAAACCGTTGGCGCGGTTGCCGAATCCCTGCGCCCTTACGGCGCCGCCAACGTGCTGCTGGCGGACCACGCCCAACTCCAACACCCCGTCGCCGATCGCTATGCGCGCGTGATTGAAGCGGTGGCTCAATCGCGCGGTTACGGCATTGTCGTCGGCGCGGCTTCCACTTTTACCAAGGATATCTTGCCGCGCGCGGCGGCGTTGCTGGATGCGGGCATGTTGAGCGACGTCGTGGGCGCGCACCAGGAAGCGGGGGAATTGATCTTCAAGCGGGTCATGTACGCGGGCAACGTCATTGCCACCGTGACGCTGGCCGGCGACTTGAAATTCCTGACGATTCGCCCGGCGGCTTTTGCTCCGGCGGTCGCTGGTTCAGAAACTTCGCCGGTCGTGCCGATTCCACTGGCGACTGATCAGTTGTCGAGCTTTGCCGAGTACGGCGGGCGCGAAGCCAAAGTGGCGGGACGACCAGACTCCACCGAAGCGCGCGTCGTGGTTTCCGGCGGCCGCGCCATCAAGAACGCCGAGGATTTCGAGCGGTTGATTGGCGGCCTGGCCGATGCGTTGGGCGGCGCGGTCGGTTCGTCCCGCGCCTTGGTGGACAGCGGCATCACGCCCAATTCCCTGCAAATTGGGCAAACGGGAAAAATCGTGGCCCCCGACCTTTACCTCGCCGTGGGTATTTCGGGCGCCATTCAACATCTCGCGGGGATCAAGGACAGCAAGGTGATTGTGGCGATCAACAAGGACGCCGACGCGCCGATCTTCGAGGTGGCGGATTACGGGTTGGTCGCGGATGTTTATACCGCCGTGCCGGAACTGACGGCCAAATTGAAGCCGTGA
- a CDS encoding electron transfer flavoprotein subunit beta/FixA family protein — translation MKILVPIKRVPDPDTKIRLQPDGAGVASDGVKFSLNPFDAIALEEALRLEEKLGEMDLVVVSVGGEETIETLRVGLAMGAKRALLIKTSADLDSLAVAKILAAVYQREQPDFVLMGKQAIDDDSNQVGQMLAALLGIGQATFVSKLELVEQHTQARCARETDAGLETLTVKLPAIITADLRLNEPRYVSLPGIMKAKKKPLEELELAALGVTAVSRTKILKYETPPQRQAGVRVKTVDELVDKLKNEAKAI, via the coding sequence ATGAAAATTTTAGTTCCCATCAAGCGAGTGCCCGATCCCGACACGAAAATCCGCCTCCAGCCGGATGGCGCGGGTGTGGCGTCGGACGGCGTTAAATTTTCGCTAAACCCCTTCGATGCCATCGCGCTGGAAGAAGCGCTGCGCCTCGAAGAAAAACTCGGTGAAATGGACCTTGTCGTCGTAAGCGTTGGCGGCGAGGAAACCATCGAAACTTTACGCGTGGGTCTGGCCATGGGCGCCAAACGGGCGCTCCTGATCAAGACCAGCGCCGATCTGGATTCGCTGGCCGTGGCCAAAATCCTCGCGGCCGTCTATCAACGGGAGCAACCCGATTTCGTGTTGATGGGCAAGCAGGCGATTGACGATGACTCGAATCAGGTCGGCCAAATGCTCGCCGCGTTGCTGGGCATTGGTCAGGCGACCTTCGTTTCCAAACTCGAGTTGGTTGAGCAACACACTCAAGCGCGCTGCGCCCGGGAAACTGACGCGGGATTGGAAACCCTGACGGTGAAGCTGCCCGCCATCATCACCGCCGATCTGCGTCTGAACGAACCGCGTTACGTTTCGCTGCCGGGTATCATGAAAGCGAAAAAGAAACCGCTGGAAGAATTGGAACTGGCGGCGCTGGGCGTCACCGCCGTTTCGCGAACGAAGATTTTGAAGTACGAAACTCCGCCGCAACGCCAAGCCGGCGTGCGCGTGAAAACGGTGGATGAATTGGTGGACAAACTGAAAAACGAGGCCAAAGCGATTTAA
- a CDS encoding acetyl-CoA C-acyltransferase — protein MNEVFIVAAARTPAGKAPKGKLRAVRPDDLAAIALQGALARVPQLPVEQIEDVILGCAMPEAAQGMNLARIAGQIAGWPDQVPGVTVNRFCASGLEAIALGAQRIMSGMAEVIAAGGTESMSQVPMGGFKLSPNPRLVERMPDAYLSMGLTAEKLAAQFKISREDADRFAWESHQKALAALDAGRFREECVSVPVREVGLDGNGQRKITEYVFEADEGPRRDTSLERLAALKPAFGPKGVVTAGNASQRSDGAAAVMLMSGAKVKALGVKPIARFVTYAVGGVPPGIMGIGPVEAIPKAMQRAGLKTADLDVIELNEAFACQSLAVIRQLDLPPDRVNVNGGAVALGHPLGATGAKLTVSILHELKRRQGRYGLVTMCVGGGMGGAGIFEMCQ, from the coding sequence ATGAATGAAGTCTTTATTGTTGCGGCCGCGCGCACGCCGGCGGGCAAAGCGCCAAAAGGGAAATTGCGCGCCGTGCGTCCGGATGATCTCGCGGCGATTGCGCTCCAGGGCGCGCTGGCGCGAGTGCCGCAATTACCGGTGGAACAGATCGAGGATGTGATCCTCGGTTGCGCGATGCCTGAAGCGGCGCAAGGCATGAACCTCGCGCGGATTGCCGGACAGATTGCCGGTTGGCCGGACCAGGTGCCGGGCGTGACCGTCAATCGCTTTTGCGCTTCCGGCCTCGAGGCCATTGCCCTCGGCGCGCAACGAATCATGAGTGGCATGGCGGAGGTCATCGCCGCGGGGGGCACGGAAAGCATGAGCCAGGTGCCGATGGGTGGTTTCAAATTGTCGCCCAATCCGCGGCTCGTGGAGCGGATGCCGGACGCCTACCTTTCGATGGGATTGACGGCGGAAAAGCTGGCCGCGCAATTCAAGATTTCGCGTGAGGACGCGGACCGTTTCGCTTGGGAAAGTCATCAGAAAGCCCTCGCCGCACTCGATGCCGGACGATTCCGGGAGGAATGTGTTTCCGTGCCGGTGCGTGAGGTGGGTCTGGATGGCAACGGCCAACGCAAAATCACCGAATATGTTTTCGAGGCGGATGAGGGGCCGCGCCGCGACACTTCACTGGAACGGCTCGCGGCGTTGAAACCCGCTTTTGGTCCGAAGGGTGTGGTCACCGCTGGCAACGCTTCGCAACGCAGTGACGGCGCGGCCGCGGTGATGCTGATGTCTGGCGCGAAGGTGAAGGCGTTGGGCGTGAAACCCATCGCGCGTTTTGTCACTTATGCGGTCGGCGGGGTGCCGCCGGGCATCATGGGCATCGGCCCGGTGGAGGCGATTCCCAAAGCCATGCAACGCGCCGGACTCAAGACTGCGGACCTGGACGTGATTGAATTGAACGAAGCTTTCGCCTGCCAATCCCTCGCGGTCATTCGTCAGCTCGATCTGCCGCCGGATCGGGTCAACGTGAATGGCGGCGCGGTCGCGCTGGGGCATCCACTCGGCGCCACCGGCGCGAAGTTGACCGTATCCATTCTGCATGAACTCAAGCGGCGCCAGGGTCGTTATGGCTTGGTGACCATGTGCGTTGGTGGCGGCATGGGCGGCGCGGGAATTTTTGAGATGTGCCAATGA
- a CDS encoding 3-hydroxyacyl-CoA dehydrogenase/enoyl-CoA hydratase family protein: MLTIRKAAIIGAGNMGAQIAAHLANVGIPSLLMDVASTELLPEEQARGLTLQSSAVRNRVTRTLFARMQKLKPAPLFTPETASLIRVGNVEDNLAEIRDADWVIEAILERMELKLAMHARIAAHARPDALVSTNTSGLSIAGMTRDLPLEYRRRFFGTHFFNPPRYMRLLEVIPTPDTDRALLQAFANFGAATLGKGMVMAKDTPGFIANRIGCFDIQHVVLLMIEQGLTIDEVDAITGPAIGRPKSATFRLSDIVGVDLLAQMGRNLRGLLAHDPQHSVFREIGFIEDMVRRGWWGEKKGQGFYQRVKSDRGRQILTLDYQTMEYRPQQKPRFAALEAVAKISDRRERIRALCAATDPAGGFAWKHLSAVLAYAADRLTEIADDVVTVDNAMKWGYNWELGPFETWDALGVRATADRLEAEGRAVPSVVRDLLAAGKNSFYELAHGRRSFFDLGSCAYTAEVESPKAIHLPWLHQANKVVCGNPGASLVDLGDGVACLEFHVKMNVIGGDQLGLLKQSLEVVRQNFAGLVIGNQGQHFSAGANLLLLATQIQNQDWDEIDLLIRTFQRATSTLRQFEKPVVAACHGYTLGGGTELSLGCDHIVIAAETYMGLPEVGVGLIPGAQGTKEMLIRSTEGILRDEGADFFPGVRHAWETIGLAKVGTSAAEALKLRYLRPSETTIVLNKDWLLGEAKAEVLHRVAQGYTPRPQRTDLPAIGESGTALCRLQLQQMRASGQISEHDEKVGNKLAHILCGGDLTSLHFVTEQYILDLEREAFLSLCGEPKTLERITHTLKTGKPLRN, from the coding sequence ATGCTGACTATTCGCAAAGCCGCCATCATCGGCGCGGGAAACATGGGCGCGCAAATCGCCGCGCACCTCGCCAACGTGGGCATTCCGTCACTGCTGATGGACGTCGCTTCCACGGAATTGTTGCCGGAGGAACAGGCGCGCGGACTTACGCTGCAATCATCGGCGGTGCGCAACCGGGTCACGCGGACGTTGTTCGCGCGGATGCAAAAATTAAAGCCGGCGCCGCTGTTCACGCCCGAAACCGCCAGCCTGATTCGCGTCGGCAACGTCGAGGATAATCTGGCCGAGATTCGAGACGCCGATTGGGTCATTGAGGCGATTCTGGAACGGATGGAGTTGAAGCTGGCCATGCACGCCCGGATCGCGGCGCACGCGCGGCCCGACGCATTGGTTTCCACAAACACTTCCGGGTTATCCATCGCGGGCATGACCCGGGACCTGCCGCTGGAATATCGCCGGCGTTTCTTCGGAACGCATTTCTTCAACCCACCGCGTTATATGCGGTTGCTCGAAGTGATTCCCACGCCGGATACGGATCGCGCCCTGCTCCAGGCGTTCGCGAATTTCGGCGCGGCGACGCTGGGCAAGGGAATGGTCATGGCCAAGGATACGCCCGGTTTCATTGCCAATCGCATCGGTTGCTTTGACATCCAACACGTCGTCCTGCTGATGATCGAACAAGGCTTGACCATTGACGAAGTGGACGCCATTACCGGTCCGGCGATTGGCCGTCCGAAGAGCGCCACGTTCCGCTTGAGCGATATTGTGGGCGTGGATTTGCTCGCGCAAATGGGACGCAACCTGCGCGGCCTGCTGGCGCACGATCCGCAGCACAGCGTCTTTCGCGAAATTGGATTCATCGAGGACATGGTGCGGCGCGGTTGGTGGGGCGAAAAGAAGGGGCAGGGATTTTATCAACGCGTGAAATCCGATCGGGGCCGGCAAATCCTGACGTTGGATTATCAAACGATGGAGTACCGGCCCCAGCAGAAACCGCGATTTGCCGCGCTCGAAGCGGTCGCCAAAATCAGCGACCGCCGGGAACGCATTCGCGCCCTGTGCGCCGCGACGGACCCGGCCGGTGGGTTCGCGTGGAAACATCTGAGCGCGGTGCTGGCTTACGCCGCTGACCGGCTGACCGAGATCGCCGACGACGTGGTCACCGTGGATAACGCGATGAAGTGGGGCTACAACTGGGAGTTGGGGCCGTTTGAGACGTGGGACGCGCTGGGCGTGCGCGCGACGGCGGACCGTCTGGAGGCCGAAGGGCGCGCGGTGCCGTCGGTGGTACGCGATTTACTGGCGGCAGGCAAAAACTCGTTTTACGAACTGGCGCACGGGCGACGTTCATTCTTTGATCTCGGTTCGTGCGCTTACACGGCGGAAGTGGAATCTCCCAAAGCCATTCATTTGCCGTGGTTGCATCAAGCTAACAAGGTCGTGTGCGGTAATCCGGGCGCGAGCCTGGTGGACTTGGGCGACGGCGTCGCGTGTCTGGAATTTCACGTAAAGATGAACGTCATCGGCGGCGATCAGTTGGGTTTGCTCAAACAATCCCTGGAAGTCGTGCGGCAGAATTTCGCCGGGCTGGTGATTGGGAATCAAGGCCAGCATTTTTCCGCCGGGGCGAATCTGCTGTTGCTGGCCACGCAGATTCAAAATCAGGATTGGGATGAGATTGATCTGTTGATTCGCACTTTCCAAAGAGCGACGAGCACCTTGCGCCAATTCGAGAAGCCGGTCGTCGCCGCGTGTCACGGTTACACCCTCGGCGGCGGCACGGAGCTTTCCCTGGGCTGCGATCACATCGTCATTGCGGCGGAAACCTACATGGGCCTGCCGGAAGTGGGCGTGGGCTTGATTCCCGGCGCGCAAGGCACAAAGGAAATGTTGATTCGCAGCACGGAAGGCATCCTCCGGGATGAGGGCGCGGATTTCTTCCCCGGCGTGCGGCACGCGTGGGAAACCATCGGTCTGGCCAAGGTGGGTACAAGCGCCGCCGAAGCGCTGAAATTGCGTTATTTGCGACCGAGTGAAACGACAATCGTTTTGAACAAGGACTGGTTGCTCGGCGAAGCCAAAGCCGAGGTGTTGCACCGGGTCGCCCAAGGTTACACGCCGCGGCCCCAACGAACGGATCTCCCGGCCATTGGCGAAAGCGGCACCGCCCTTTGCCGACTGCAACTCCAGCAAATGCGCGCGTCCGGTCAGATCAGCGAGCACGACGAAAAGGTCGGCAATAAACTGGCGCACATTCTCTGCGGCGGCGATTTGACCTCGCTGCATTTTGTCACCGAGCAGTACATCCTGGATTTGGAGCGGGAAGCTTTTCTGAGCCTTTGTGGCGAGCCGAAGACCTTGGAACGCATCACCCACACGCTTAAAACCGGCAAGCCGTTGCGGAACTGA
- a CDS encoding long-chain fatty acid--CoA ligase, with protein MMDPKISLPELLERARTKAPDQPALIYFGGRITYDQLTNHVHRVAAGLRALGVTKGDRVALMMPNCPQFVIAYFAALRVGAIVTATSAMYTAREVEHQWHDAGVKLVIADRHFNPIFRRVAPQLPTLEHVVLTGPRQYAPAQFARLEAQLNVPSTPASSQGAGKSHRLRSTGVQTHEWTELLRPADGPVADGPKPADIACLQYTGGTTGISKGAMLTHANLVINAAQAMNWLTGGAERKEIFVAGLPLFHIYAMTCVMISSVYMAGCTILLPRFQLRAALNLIRKYRPTIYHGVPTMYVAFNNAPNVRRYGFDSLRVCMSGGGPLPVEVKQKFEALTGGKLVEGYGLTETSPVTHINPLAGVPKAGSIGLPIADTEARIMDLETGTREMPVGEVGEIVIRGPQVMRGYWNKPEETAAVLRDGWLYTGDVAKKDAEGFFYIVDRKKDMIIAGGYNIYPREVEEVLFEFPKVREAVVIGVPDGYRGETVKAFLVLKDGMNATAEEVVAFCRGRLASYKIPRIVAFRDSLPKSGVGKYLRRELRNQ; from the coding sequence ATGATGGACCCAAAAATCTCCCTGCCAGAATTGCTGGAGCGGGCCCGGACCAAAGCGCCGGACCAACCCGCGTTGATCTACTTTGGAGGCCGGATCACTTACGACCAGTTGACGAATCATGTGCATCGGGTCGCCGCCGGTCTGCGCGCGCTGGGCGTCACCAAAGGCGATCGCGTGGCGCTGATGATGCCCAATTGTCCGCAGTTTGTGATCGCCTATTTCGCGGCGTTACGAGTTGGAGCGATCGTTACGGCCACCAGCGCGATGTACACCGCCCGCGAAGTGGAACACCAATGGCACGACGCCGGGGTGAAATTGGTGATAGCGGACCGGCACTTTAACCCGATCTTTCGCAGAGTTGCGCCGCAGTTGCCGACTTTGGAACACGTGGTTTTAACGGGGCCGCGTCAATACGCTCCCGCGCAGTTCGCGCGCCTCGAAGCTCAACTGAATGTGCCATCCACGCCGGCATCCAGCCAGGGCGCAGGCAAGTCGCACCGGCTGCGTTCCACCGGGGTGCAGACGCATGAATGGACGGAACTGCTGCGTCCGGCGGACGGGCCGGTGGCGGACGGGCCGAAGCCAGCGGATATTGCGTGCCTGCAATACACCGGCGGCACGACGGGAATTTCCAAAGGCGCGATGCTGACCCACGCCAACCTCGTCATCAATGCCGCTCAAGCCATGAACTGGCTCACGGGCGGAGCGGAACGCAAAGAAATTTTCGTGGCAGGTCTGCCGCTGTTTCACATTTACGCGATGACGTGCGTGATGATCTCCTCGGTTTACATGGCGGGCTGCACCATCCTGCTGCCGCGCTTCCAACTGCGCGCCGCGTTGAACCTCATTCGCAAATATCGTCCCACCATTTATCACGGCGTGCCGACCATGTACGTCGCCTTCAACAACGCGCCCAACGTGCGGCGTTACGGTTTTGATTCGCTCCGGGTTTGCATGAGTGGCGGCGGACCGTTACCCGTCGAGGTGAAGCAAAAATTCGAAGCGCTGACCGGCGGCAAATTGGTGGAGGGCTATGGTCTCACGGAAACCTCCCCGGTCACGCACATCAATCCATTGGCAGGCGTGCCCAAGGCGGGCAGCATCGGGCTGCCGATCGCTGATACCGAAGCGCGGATCATGGATTTGGAAACCGGCACGCGCGAAATGCCGGTCGGGGAGGTCGGGGAAATTGTCATTCGCGGTCCGCAGGTCATGCGGGGTTATTGGAACAAGCCCGAGGAAACGGCGGCGGTATTGCGCGACGGCTGGCTTTACACCGGGGATGTCGCCAAAAAGGATGCCGAAGGGTTTTTCTACATCGTGGATCGAAAGAAGGACATGATCATTGCCGGCGGTTACAACATTTATCCCCGAGAAGTCGAGGAGGTCCTGTTTGAGTTTCCGAAAGTGAGGGAGGCGGTGGTCATCGGCGTGCCGGACGGTTACCGAGGGGAAACGGTCAAAGCGTTCCTCGTGCTGAAAGACGGGATGAACGCCACCGCCGAAGAGGTCGTCGCGTTTTGTCGCGGTCGGCTCGCCAGCTACAAAATTCCGCGAATTGTCGCGTTCCGGGATTCTTTGCCCAAGTCCGGCGTGGGCAAATATCTGCGTCGCGAATTGCGCAACCAGTGA
- a CDS encoding acyl-CoA dehydrogenase family protein, translated as MPELKSRPAHLVGGHFLLAETDPNLVFTPEELTAEQRLMAQTAEKFMEKEVLPHLEALEHQDADWSRKLFNKAGELGLLGMGVPADYDGLELDRTTLVGVEEQLTRLGGFGVTCGAHSGIGTQPLQYFGTEAQKKKYLAKLATGEWMGAYALSEAGSGSDALGLRTKAELSADGRHYLLNGTKMWISNAAWADLFTVFAKVDGQQVTAFLVEKTFPGVSTGKEEHKLGIKSSSTRRVILEDAKVPVENLLGGVGKGAYIAFNILNSGRFKLGAGAIGAAKESLRVATQYALERQQFGRPLASFGLIQHKLAEMAVRIFAGESTVYRTAALMDAVFATGETVDSTTPPFPRGLEEFALECSIIKVAGSEILDDVADESLQIHGGYGFTEEFSPARTVRDSRINRIFEGTNEINRLFIPGLLLRRAQRGRLPLIAAITRVTQELLNPTPLEDNSGGDPLLAARGLLANAKKLALFIAGVAYQKFGDKMAEEQEVGAALSDLIIEVYLGESALLRTLKVRSARGVADIRSDLTLTFVNDSAGRMELLARQALAAVAQGDELRAQLGMVRRLLRWTPLNTVALRRTIAGRLCELGSYAALLAAK; from the coding sequence ATGCCAGAATTAAAATCACGACCCGCCCACTTGGTGGGAGGACATTTTCTCCTCGCGGAAACCGATCCCAACCTGGTGTTTACGCCCGAGGAGTTGACAGCGGAACAGCGGCTCATGGCGCAGACCGCCGAAAAATTCATGGAGAAGGAGGTGTTGCCCCACCTCGAAGCGCTGGAACATCAGGACGCGGATTGGTCGCGCAAACTCTTCAACAAAGCGGGCGAACTGGGTTTGCTGGGCATGGGCGTCCCGGCGGATTACGACGGTCTGGAACTGGACCGGACGACCCTTGTGGGCGTGGAGGAACAGTTGACCCGGCTGGGTGGTTTTGGCGTGACGTGCGGTGCGCATAGCGGCATCGGCACGCAACCGCTGCAATATTTCGGCACGGAGGCGCAAAAGAAAAAGTATCTGGCAAAGCTCGCCACGGGCGAATGGATGGGGGCTTACGCGCTCAGTGAAGCCGGCTCGGGATCGGATGCGCTGGGTTTGCGCACCAAAGCCGAGCTTTCCGCCGATGGCCGGCACTACCTTCTCAACGGAACGAAAATGTGGATTTCGAACGCGGCCTGGGCGGATTTGTTCACCGTCTTTGCCAAGGTGGATGGGCAGCAGGTTACGGCGTTCCTGGTGGAGAAAACTTTTCCCGGCGTTTCCACCGGCAAAGAGGAACACAAGCTGGGCATCAAGTCGTCTTCGACCCGTCGCGTGATTCTCGAGGATGCCAAAGTGCCGGTGGAAAATTTGCTCGGCGGTGTCGGCAAGGGCGCTTATATCGCGTTCAACATTCTCAATTCGGGACGCTTCAAACTGGGCGCGGGCGCGATCGGCGCAGCCAAGGAATCGTTGCGGGTCGCCACGCAGTACGCGCTGGAACGTCAGCAATTCGGACGGCCGCTCGCCTCGTTTGGTCTGATCCAGCATAAGCTCGCTGAAATGGCCGTGCGAATTTTTGCCGGCGAAAGCACCGTCTATCGAACGGCGGCGCTGATGGACGCGGTGTTTGCCACCGGTGAAACGGTGGATTCCACCACGCCGCCGTTTCCACGCGGTCTGGAGGAATTTGCGCTGGAATGTTCCATCATCAAGGTGGCGGGCAGTGAAATTCTGGATGACGTCGCGGATGAATCGCTGCAAATCCACGGCGGCTACGGTTTCACGGAAGAGTTTTCCCCGGCGCGCACGGTTCGGGATTCGCGCATCAACCGCATCTTTGAAGGCACGAATGAAATCAACCGGCTGTTCATTCCCGGTTTGCTGTTGCGCCGCGCACAACGCGGGCGGTTGCCGCTCATCGCCGCCATCACCCGGGTCACGCAGGAACTGCTGAATCCAACTCCGCTTGAGGACAATTCGGGCGGCGATCCACTGCTCGCCGCGCGCGGGTTGTTGGCAAACGCCAAAAAACTGGCGCTGTTCATCGCGGGCGTGGCGTATCAGAAGTTCGGCGACAAGATGGCGGAGGAACAGGAGGTCGGCGCCGCGTTGAGCGATTTGATCATTGAAGTGTATCTCGGTGAAAGCGCCCTGTTGCGCACGCTCAAAGTTCGTTCCGCTCGCGGCGTCGCGGATATCCGGAGTGACCTGACGTTGACGTTCGTCAACGACTCGGCGGGGCGGATGGAACTGCTCGCTCGTCAGGCGCTGGCCGCCGTTGCGCAGGGAGACGAATTGCGGGCGCAGTTGGGGATGGTGCGGCGGCTGTTGCGTTGGACTCCGTTGAACACCGTGGCGCTAAGGCGGACCATTGCCGGACGGTTGTGCGAATTGGGCAGTTACGCGGCCTTGCTCGCCGCCAAATAA